One Sphingopyxis macrogoltabida genomic region harbors:
- a CDS encoding DUF3857 domain-containing protein, producing MGVIMRISGSILLAAVLTHGAAMAEDGQIQRGPAPGWVVPSELMPVPDDADGLVFVRRQDALIHLDGEGQAQYLGYRMRLLHPNALQTGNISIAWNPASGPPIVHLVKVHRAGETIDVLEKASFEILRREDQLEAAKLDGILTAVLRVPDLRVGDELEVGLTTRVSDPTLGHNDAGLLFLGPSPAPGRYRLGLSWDKGLKPGIRMTPDMAAAARTSDSGVDFSFDNPPMLAPPKDAPARYQWQRIVEFTDFADWAAISRHFAPLYTKAAAIPDGSVLVAEAGRIAAAHPRPLDRAAAALKLVQQDVRYIYVGLGNGNLTPATAEETWQRRYGDCKGKTVLLLGLLARLGIEAEAVLVNNSGADDGLDERLPNAGMFDHVLVRARIDGKVYWLDGTLPPVVPPALSPALPYRWVLPLTAQGAAIQNLPWRPASRPDEITLVEIDARAGFDQPAQVTNTTIVRGLTGLQQQVQMSGLTPDQLRNIMRQQLVGETWQTVDDVKWRYDQKAEASVMTIRGTWEVDWDDDGDGGKSLALPGGGFSPPERRVRPADQNQDLPYYNAPDYDCRVTTLRLPSTTGASDWTFKSGYDTHIFGRNYYRAFDVRDGAIRMVRGLRVERQEIDAVSARRDNARIAGFDNSMAWVFYNPEGGGTPDPQRKMVPATYDIDWAADIVPCVSEAAKP from the coding sequence ATGGGGGTTATCATGCGCATTTCGGGTTCGATACTGCTTGCCGCCGTGCTGACGCACGGGGCAGCGATGGCAGAGGATGGGCAAATTCAGCGCGGACCCGCGCCGGGGTGGGTCGTTCCGTCGGAACTGATGCCGGTTCCCGACGATGCCGACGGGCTGGTTTTCGTGCGGCGCCAGGACGCGCTGATCCATCTCGATGGCGAGGGGCAGGCGCAATATCTTGGCTACCGGATGCGGCTTCTCCATCCGAATGCGTTGCAGACCGGCAATATATCCATCGCATGGAATCCGGCCTCGGGCCCGCCGATCGTGCATCTGGTCAAGGTCCACCGCGCGGGCGAGACGATCGACGTGCTCGAAAAGGCCTCGTTCGAAATCCTCCGCCGCGAGGATCAGCTCGAAGCCGCGAAACTCGACGGCATCTTGACCGCGGTGCTCCGCGTTCCCGACCTGCGCGTCGGCGACGAGCTGGAGGTGGGGTTGACCACCCGCGTCAGCGATCCGACGCTGGGCCATAACGATGCGGGGCTGCTGTTTCTGGGGCCAAGCCCGGCGCCCGGCCGCTATCGTCTGGGTCTGAGCTGGGACAAAGGGCTGAAACCCGGGATCAGGATGACGCCCGATATGGCGGCCGCCGCGCGGACGAGCGACAGCGGCGTCGATTTCTCCTTCGACAATCCCCCGATGCTGGCCCCGCCGAAGGATGCGCCGGCCCGCTATCAATGGCAGCGGATCGTCGAGTTCACCGATTTTGCCGACTGGGCCGCAATATCGCGGCACTTCGCCCCGCTGTACACAAAGGCTGCGGCGATTCCCGACGGTTCGGTGCTGGTTGCCGAAGCCGGGCGTATCGCCGCGGCACATCCGCGTCCGTTGGACCGCGCGGCCGCCGCGCTCAAGCTGGTCCAGCAGGATGTCCGCTATATCTACGTCGGGCTCGGCAACGGCAATCTCACCCCCGCCACCGCCGAGGAGACATGGCAGCGCCGCTACGGCGACTGCAAGGGCAAGACCGTGCTTTTGCTGGGTCTGCTCGCACGGCTCGGGATCGAAGCCGAAGCCGTGCTCGTCAACAACAGCGGTGCGGACGACGGCCTCGACGAGCGGCTGCCGAACGCGGGCATGTTCGATCATGTCCTCGTGCGGGCCCGCATCGATGGCAAGGTCTACTGGCTCGACGGCACGCTGCCGCCGGTCGTTCCGCCCGCTCTTTCCCCTGCCCTGCCCTATCGCTGGGTCCTGCCGTTGACCGCGCAAGGTGCGGCGATCCAGAATCTGCCATGGCGTCCGGCATCGAGGCCCGACGAAATCACGCTTGTCGAAATCGACGCGCGGGCGGGTTTCGACCAGCCGGCGCAAGTCACGAACACCACCATCGTTCGCGGCCTGACCGGGCTGCAGCAGCAGGTGCAGATGTCGGGTCTGACTCCTGACCAACTCCGCAATATCATGCGCCAGCAACTCGTCGGCGAGACATGGCAGACGGTCGACGACGTCAAATGGCGCTATGACCAGAAAGCCGAAGCAAGCGTCATGACGATCCGCGGAACGTGGGAGGTCGACTGGGACGACGACGGGGACGGGGGCAAATCGCTGGCGCTGCCCGGCGGCGGTTTCAGCCCGCCCGAACGGCGCGTGCGGCCGGCGGACCAGAATCAGGACCTGCCCTATTATAACGCGCCCGACTATGATTGCCGGGTGACGACGCTGCGGCTGCCATCGACGACCGGCGCGTCGGACTGGACGTTCAAGTCGGGATACGACACGCATATTTTCGGCAGAAATTATTACCGGGCGTTCGACGTGCGCGACGGGGCGATCCGGATGGTCCGCGGACTGCGCGTCGAACGCCAGGAAATCGACGCGGTCAGCGCGCGGCGGGACAATGCCCGGATTGCCGGCTTCGACAACAGCATGGCGTGGGTCTTCTACAATCCGGAAGGCGGCGGCACGCCCGATCCCCAACGGAAGATGGTGCCCGCAACCTACGACATCGACTGGGCCGCCGATATCGTGCCCTGTGTTTCGGAGGCCGCCAAACCCTGA
- the dapD gene encoding 2,3,4,5-tetrahydropyridine-2,6-dicarboxylate N-succinyltransferase has product MSTDLQTTIEAAWEDRDTLGLTTQGTVRDAVETALAGLDDGSFRVAERDAGSTWQVNQWLKKAVLLSFRLNDMELIEGSAGGGHWWDKVPSKFAGWGENRFRDAGFRAVPGSIVRRGAFISKGAVLMPSFVNIGAYVGEGSMVDAWATVGSCAQIGANVHLSGGAGIGGVLEPLQAGPVVIEDGAFIGARAEVAEGVIVREGAVLSMGVYLGASTKIVDRATGEVFIGEVPAYSVVVPGAMPGKPLPDGSPGPSLYCAVIVKRVDARTRAKTGINELLRD; this is encoded by the coding sequence ATGAGCACCGACCTGCAGACGACGATCGAAGCCGCTTGGGAGGACCGCGACACGCTGGGCCTGACAACCCAGGGCACCGTGCGCGATGCGGTCGAAACCGCGCTCGCCGGCCTCGACGACGGCAGCTTCCGCGTCGCCGAACGCGATGCGGGCAGCACCTGGCAGGTCAATCAGTGGCTGAAAAAGGCCGTGCTGCTGTCCTTCCGGCTCAACGACATGGAACTGATCGAGGGCAGCGCGGGCGGCGGCCACTGGTGGGACAAGGTGCCGTCGAAATTCGCCGGATGGGGCGAGAATCGCTTTCGCGACGCCGGTTTCCGCGCCGTCCCCGGATCGATCGTCCGCCGCGGCGCCTTTATCAGCAAGGGCGCGGTATTGATGCCGAGCTTCGTCAACATCGGCGCTTATGTCGGCGAGGGGTCGATGGTCGACGCCTGGGCGACGGTCGGCAGCTGTGCGCAGATCGGCGCCAACGTCCATCTGTCGGGCGGCGCGGGGATTGGCGGCGTGCTCGAACCGCTGCAGGCCGGCCCGGTGGTGATCGAGGACGGCGCCTTCATTGGCGCGCGCGCCGAGGTGGCCGAGGGCGTGATCGTGCGCGAGGGTGCCGTGCTGTCGATGGGCGTCTATCTCGGTGCCTCGACCAAGATCGTCGACCGTGCGACCGGCGAAGTGTTCATCGGCGAAGTGCCCGCCTATTCGGTGGTCGTCCCCGGCGCGATGCCCGGCAAGCCGCTGCCCGACGGCAGCCCCGGCCCGTCGCTCTATTGCGCGGTGATCGTCAAGCGCGTCGATGCCAGGACGCGCGCCAAGACCGGTATCAACGAGCTGCTGAGGGACTGA
- a CDS encoding pyrimidine 5'-nucleotidase — translation MAPRIDHIESWIFDLDNTLYPPSAKLFDLIDERMGAFIMRLLDVDAVEARRVQKQYFHDHGTTMAGLMRHHGVDPEDFLVDVHDIALDRIAPDTRLRAGLARLPGRKLIFTNADADYAARVLEARGIADLFDGICDIRITQYTPKPDPAAYSTMIAHLGVDPANSLFVEDMARNLTPAKLLGMTTVWLDNGSESGHRDHLPDHVDFHATDIADWLDNLPQPWGNS, via the coding sequence ATGGCGCCGCGCATCGACCACATCGAAAGCTGGATCTTCGATCTCGACAACACGCTCTATCCGCCGTCGGCGAAGCTGTTCGACCTGATCGACGAGCGCATGGGCGCCTTCATCATGCGCCTGCTGGACGTCGACGCGGTCGAGGCACGGCGGGTGCAGAAGCAATATTTCCACGATCATGGCACGACGATGGCCGGGCTGATGCGCCACCACGGGGTCGATCCCGAAGATTTCCTCGTCGACGTCCATGACATCGCGCTCGACCGGATTGCGCCCGACACGCGGCTGCGCGCCGGGCTCGCGCGCCTGCCGGGCCGCAAGCTGATCTTCACCAACGCCGATGCCGATTATGCAGCGCGCGTGCTGGAGGCGCGCGGGATCGCCGACCTGTTCGACGGCATCTGCGACATCCGCATCACGCAATATACGCCCAAGCCCGATCCGGCCGCTTATTCAACGATGATCGCGCACCTTGGCGTCGATCCGGCGAACAGCCTGTTCGTCGAGGATATGGCGCGCAACCTGACCCCGGCCAAGCTGCTGGGGATGACCACCGTGTGGCTGGACAATGGCAGCGAAAGCGGCCATCGCGACCACCTGCCAGACCATGTCGATTTCCACGCGACCGACATTGCCGACTGGCTCGACAATTTGCCGCAACCTTGGGGAAATTCATGA
- a CDS encoding metal-dependent hydrolase family protein produces MTKTLLTLLLGIALACPATAQTARTVIHAGHLLAEPGKPARGASTIVVEGGKIVSIADGHQPAEAGATLIDLSDKYVLPGLIDSHVHLTSDAGGIAGQLEDVTLSPAAQAFNAEVNGMKTLRAGFTTVRNLGDGDGATLALRDAILAGKVRGPRIVDAGASISGSAGHMDGSLGYRDELRPFFAGAGNTCNGADDCRRAVRLQIGRGADVIKFASTGGVNSRIGAGLGKQMFDDEAQAIVDTAHLFGKKVAVHAHGADGIRLALAAGADSIEHGTILDEATIAAWAKSKAYYVPTLSTVNGYKERLAANPGAYEPDVLAKIQWRISITGKSLQQLVPKGVRIAFGTDAGVSKHGRNGDEFELMVQHGMTPVEALKAATVNAADLLGLSDQIGTIAPGKIADIIAVASDPVADVRVLKQVDFVMARGEVVD; encoded by the coding sequence ATGACCAAGACACTCCTCACGCTGCTGCTCGGCATCGCCCTCGCCTGCCCCGCCACCGCGCAAACCGCCCGCACCGTCATCCACGCCGGCCACCTGCTCGCCGAACCGGGCAAGCCGGCACGCGGCGCCTCGACGATCGTCGTCGAAGGCGGAAAGATCGTGTCGATCGCCGACGGCCACCAACCCGCCGAAGCTGGCGCCACGCTGATCGACCTCAGCGACAAATATGTCCTTCCCGGGCTGATCGACAGCCATGTCCATCTGACCAGCGACGCCGGCGGTATCGCCGGGCAGCTCGAGGATGTGACGCTCAGCCCTGCGGCGCAGGCCTTCAATGCCGAGGTCAACGGGATGAAGACGCTGCGTGCGGGTTTCACCACCGTCCGCAACCTCGGCGATGGCGACGGTGCGACGCTGGCGCTGCGCGACGCGATCCTCGCCGGCAAGGTGCGGGGACCGCGGATCGTCGATGCGGGCGCCTCGATCTCGGGCAGCGCGGGGCATATGGACGGGTCGCTCGGCTATCGCGACGAACTCCGCCCATTCTTTGCCGGTGCCGGCAACACCTGCAACGGCGCCGACGATTGCCGCCGCGCGGTGCGGCTCCAGATCGGACGCGGCGCCGACGTGATCAAATTCGCTTCGACCGGTGGGGTCAACAGCCGGATCGGCGCCGGGCTCGGCAAACAGATGTTCGACGACGAGGCGCAGGCGATCGTCGATACCGCGCATCTGTTCGGCAAGAAGGTCGCGGTCCACGCGCACGGCGCCGACGGCATCCGCCTCGCGCTCGCGGCCGGCGCCGATTCGATCGAGCATGGCACGATCCTCGATGAGGCGACGATCGCGGCCTGGGCCAAGTCGAAGGCCTATTATGTCCCGACGCTGTCGACGGTGAACGGTTACAAGGAACGCCTCGCCGCCAATCCGGGCGCCTATGAACCCGACGTGCTTGCGAAGATTCAGTGGCGTATCTCGATCACCGGCAAGAGCCTGCAGCAACTCGTCCCCAAGGGTGTGCGCATCGCCTTCGGTACCGATGCTGGCGTGTCGAAGCACGGCCGCAATGGCGACGAATTCGAACTGATGGTCCAGCACGGCATGACCCCGGTCGAGGCCTTGAAGGCCGCAACGGTGAACGCGGCCGACCTGCTCGGCCTGTCGGACCAGATCGGCACCATCGCGCCGGGCAAGATCGCCGACATCATCGCGGTCGCAAGCGACCCGGTCGCCGACGTGCGCGTGCTCAAGCAGGTCGATTTCGTGATGGCGCGCGGCGAGGTGGTCGATTGA
- a CDS encoding DNA-deoxyinosine glycosylase translates to MPALRHASFAPHVYPDTRLLILGSLPGARSLAERQYYAHPTNQFWRLVGEVVGQPLAGLPYEERLAALRAAKIGLWDVIRSAERQTSSDSLIREAEAHDLAALIATLPDLRMIAFNGGKAAAIGRRQFIPPEGVAVVDLPSSSAANTIGFAAKLERWLSLKAALDY, encoded by the coding sequence ATGCCCGCCCTCCGCCACGCCAGCTTCGCACCGCATGTGTATCCCGACACAAGGCTGCTGATCCTCGGCAGCTTGCCCGGCGCGCGGTCGCTCGCCGAGCGGCAATATTATGCGCATCCGACGAACCAGTTCTGGCGGCTGGTGGGCGAGGTCGTGGGCCAGCCGCTCGCCGGCTTGCCTTATGAGGAGCGGCTGGCCGCGCTCCGCGCGGCGAAGATCGGGTTGTGGGATGTGATCCGCAGCGCCGAACGGCAGACGAGCAGCGATTCGCTGATCCGCGAAGCCGAGGCGCATGATCTCGCTGCACTGATCGCCACCCTGCCCGACCTCCGCATGATCGCTTTCAACGGCGGCAAGGCGGCGGCGATCGGGCGGCGCCAGTTCATACCGCCCGAAGGTGTCGCCGTCGTAGATCTGCCGTCGAGCAGTGCCGCCAATACTATCGGCTTCGCGGCGAAGCTGGAGCGGTGGTTATCGCTGAAAGCCGCGCTCGACTATTAA
- the rpsL gene encoding 30S ribosomal protein S12 — MPTINQLVRKGRTPQKVKSKVPAMDANPQKRGVCTRVYTTTPKKPNSALRKVAKVRLTNQREVITYIPGEGHNLQEHSVVLIRGGRVRDLPGVRYHVLRGVLDTQGVKDRKQSRSKYGAKRPK, encoded by the coding sequence ATGCCCACGATCAACCAGCTGGTCCGCAAGGGCCGGACTCCCCAGAAGGTGAAGTCCAAGGTCCCGGCGATGGACGCAAACCCGCAAAAGCGCGGCGTTTGCACCCGTGTCTACACGACGACCCCGAAAAAGCCGAACTCGGCGCTCCGTAAGGTTGCGAAGGTCCGCCTGACCAACCAGCGCGAAGTCATCACCTACATCCCCGGCGAAGGCCACAACCTCCAGGAACACAGCGTCGTGCTGATCCGCGGCGGTCGTGTCCGCGATCTTCCCGGTGTGCGTTACCACGTCCTGCGCGGCGTGCTCGATACGCAGGGTGTGAAGGACCGCAAACAGAGCCGTTCGAAGTACGGCGCGAAGCGTCCGAAGTAA
- the rpsG gene encoding 30S ribosomal protein S7 yields the protein MARRRRPERREILPDPRFGDVVLSKFMNSVMLDGKKSVAESIVYGALESVEARAKKEPLGVFHEALANIRPNIEVRSRRVGGATYQVPVEVRPDRAQALAIRWLITAARNRSETTMAARLSGELLDASNNRGNAVKKREDTHRMAEANRAFSHYRW from the coding sequence ATGGCTCGTCGTCGTCGTCCCGAACGCCGCGAAATCCTGCCCGATCCCCGTTTTGGGGATGTCGTGCTGTCGAAATTCATGAACAGCGTCATGCTGGACGGGAAAAAGTCGGTCGCCGAAAGCATCGTTTACGGTGCGCTCGAGTCGGTCGAAGCCCGTGCTAAGAAGGAACCGCTCGGCGTGTTCCACGAAGCGCTGGCGAACATTCGCCCGAACATCGAAGTCCGCAGCCGCCGCGTCGGCGGTGCGACCTATCAGGTTCCGGTCGAGGTCCGTCCGGACCGCGCGCAGGCGCTCGCGATCCGCTGGCTGATCACGGCGGCGCGCAACCGCAGCGAAACCACGATGGCCGCACGTCTGTCGGGCGAGTTGCTCGACGCGTCGAACAACCGTGGCAATGCGGTGAAGAAGCGCGAAGACACGCACCGCATGGCGGAAGCGAACCGCGCTTTCAGCCACTACCGCTGGTAA
- the fusA gene encoding elongation factor G produces MARSHPLERYRNFGIMAHIDAGKTTTTERILYYTGKSYKIGEVHDGAATMDWMEQEQERGITITSAATTCLWKAEEGNGPEHRLNIIDTPGHVDFTIEVERSLRVLDGAVAAFDGVAGVEPQSETVWRQADKYRVPRMCFINKLDRTGANFYYCVQTIIDRLGAVPAVLYLPIGAESDFKGLVDLVNERAIIWKDESLGAEFFYEEIPADLVDKAAEYREKLVELAVEQDDDAMEAYLEGNLPDVATLKALIRKGTLGQAFVPVLCGSAFKNKGVQTLLDAVVDYLPSPLDIEDVQGVNPDTNEPDSRATADSAPLSMLAFKIMNDPFVGSLTFARIYSGTLTKGSYLNSVKDKKEKIGRMLLMHANSREDIEEAFAGDIVALAGLKETTTGDTLCAANAPIILERMEFPEPVIELSVEPKTKADQEKMGIALNRLAAEDPSFRVSTDHESGQTIIKGMGELHLDILVDRMKREFKVEANVGAPQVAYRESLAKPVDVDYTHKKQSGGSGQFGRVKVSVAPGERGSGITFIDEIKGGNIPREYIPSVEKGMRESAENGHMIGFPIIDFEIKLTDGAYHDVDSSALAFEIAGRAAMREVAAKAGIKLLEPVMKVEVVTPEEFMGDVIGDLNSRRGQIQGTDSRGNAQVVEAMVPLANMFGYVNQLRSFTQGRAQYSMQFSHYEEVPNNVAEEVKAKMA; encoded by the coding sequence ATGGCACGCAGCCATCCGCTCGAACGCTATCGCAATTTCGGTATCATGGCGCACATCGACGCCGGCAAGACCACGACGACCGAGCGAATTCTCTATTACACCGGCAAGTCCTACAAGATCGGCGAAGTCCATGACGGCGCCGCCACCATGGACTGGATGGAACAGGAACAGGAACGCGGCATCACGATCACGTCGGCTGCCACCACGTGCCTGTGGAAGGCCGAAGAGGGCAATGGTCCCGAGCATCGCCTGAACATCATCGACACCCCCGGCCACGTCGACTTCACCATCGAGGTCGAGCGTAGCTTGCGCGTCCTCGACGGCGCGGTTGCCGCGTTCGACGGCGTCGCCGGCGTCGAGCCGCAGTCGGAAACCGTGTGGCGCCAGGCCGACAAATATCGGGTGCCGCGCATGTGCTTCATCAACAAGCTCGATCGCACCGGCGCGAACTTCTATTATTGCGTCCAGACGATCATCGATCGTCTCGGTGCGGTCCCGGCCGTCCTTTATCTGCCCATCGGTGCGGAATCGGACTTCAAGGGCCTCGTCGACCTCGTCAACGAACGCGCGATCATCTGGAAGGACGAAAGCCTCGGCGCCGAATTCTTCTATGAAGAAATCCCCGCCGATCTCGTCGACAAGGCTGCCGAATATCGCGAAAAGCTCGTCGAACTCGCCGTCGAACAGGACGACGATGCGATGGAAGCCTATCTCGAAGGCAACCTGCCCGACGTCGCGACGCTGAAGGCGCTGATCCGCAAGGGTACGCTCGGTCAGGCGTTCGTGCCCGTGCTCTGCGGCTCGGCGTTCAAGAACAAGGGCGTCCAGACGCTGCTCGACGCGGTCGTCGACTATTTGCCCTCGCCGCTCGACATCGAAGACGTGCAGGGCGTGAACCCCGACACGAACGAACCCGATTCGCGCGCGACCGCCGACTCGGCGCCGCTGTCGATGCTCGCGTTCAAGATCATGAACGACCCGTTCGTCGGTTCGCTCACCTTCGCCCGCATCTATTCGGGTACTCTGACCAAGGGCAGCTACCTGAACTCGGTCAAGGACAAGAAGGAAAAGATCGGCCGTATGCTCCTGATGCACGCGAACTCGCGTGAGGACATCGAGGAAGCGTTCGCGGGCGACATCGTCGCGCTGGCGGGCCTCAAGGAAACCACCACCGGGGACACGCTCTGCGCCGCCAACGCGCCGATCATCCTCGAGCGGATGGAATTCCCCGAGCCGGTCATCGAGCTGTCGGTGGAACCGAAGACCAAGGCCGACCAGGAAAAGATGGGCATCGCGCTCAATCGCCTCGCCGCCGAGGATCCCTCGTTCCGCGTGTCGACCGACCATGAATCGGGCCAGACGATCATCAAGGGCATGGGCGAGCTTCACCTCGACATCCTCGTCGATCGCATGAAGCGCGAGTTCAAGGTCGAAGCGAACGTCGGCGCGCCGCAGGTGGCGTACCGCGAATCGCTCGCGAAGCCGGTCGACGTCGACTACACCCACAAGAAGCAGTCGGGCGGCTCGGGCCAGTTCGGCCGCGTCAAGGTCAGCGTCGCTCCCGGCGAACGCGGCTCGGGCATCACCTTCATCGACGAGATCAAGGGCGGTAACATCCCGCGCGAATATATCCCGTCGGTCGAAAAGGGCATGCGCGAGTCGGCCGAAAACGGTCACATGATCGGCTTCCCGATCATCGACTTCGAAATCAAGCTCACGGACGGCGCCTACCACGACGTCGACTCGTCGGCGCTGGCGTTCGAAATCGCGGGCCGTGCGGCGATGCGCGAAGTGGCGGCGAAGGCCGGCATCAAGCTCCTCGAACCGGTGATGAAGGTCGAAGTCGTGACTCCCGAGGAGTTCATGGGCGACGTGATCGGCGATCTCAACAGCCGCCGCGGCCAGATCCAGGGCACCGACAGCCGTGGTAATGCCCAGGTGGTTGAAGCGATGGTCCCGCTTGCCAATATGTTCGGGTACGTCAACCAGCTGCGTTCCTTCACCCAGGGCCGCGCGCAATACTCCATGCAGTTCTCGCACTATGAAGAAGTGCCGAACAACGTGGCCGAAGAAGTGAAGGCCAAGATGGCCTGA
- the tuf gene encoding elongation factor Tu, producing MAKAKFERTKPHCNIGTIGHVDHGKTSLTAAITKVLAENVAGNAAVDFANIDKAPEERERGITISTAHVEYETEGRHYAHVDCPGHADYVKNMITGAAQMDGAILVVSAADGPMPQTKEHILLAKQVGVPTMVVFLNKVDQLDDPELLELVELEIREELSKRDFDGDNIPIIAGSALAALESRDDNIGKDAILKLMAAVDEWIPQPERPLDKPFLMPIEDVFSISGRGTVVTGRVETGIVKVGEEVEIVGIKDTKKTVVTGVEMFRKLLDQGQAGDNIGALIRGVGREEVERGQVLAKPGSITPHTEFTSEVYVLSKDEGGRHTPFFANYRPQFYFRTTDVTGEVILPEGTEMVMPGDNVQLSVKLIAPIAMDPGLRFAIREGGRTVGAGVVATITK from the coding sequence ATGGCCAAGGCTAAATTTGAGCGGACGAAGCCGCACTGCAACATCGGCACCATCGGTCACGTCGACCATGGCAAGACCTCGCTGACCGCGGCGATCACCAAGGTGCTCGCCGAAAACGTCGCCGGCAACGCGGCTGTCGATTTCGCGAACATCGACAAGGCTCCCGAAGAGCGCGAGCGCGGCATCACCATTTCGACCGCCCACGTCGAATATGAAACCGAAGGCCGCCACTATGCGCACGTCGACTGCCCGGGTCACGCCGACTATGTGAAGAACATGATCACCGGTGCCGCCCAGATGGACGGCGCGATCCTCGTCGTGTCGGCCGCTGACGGCCCGATGCCGCAGACCAAGGAGCACATCCTGCTCGCGAAGCAGGTCGGCGTTCCGACGATGGTCGTGTTCCTCAACAAGGTCGACCAGCTCGACGATCCCGAACTGCTCGAGCTCGTCGAACTCGAAATCCGCGAAGAACTTTCGAAGCGCGACTTCGACGGCGATAACATTCCGATCATCGCCGGTTCGGCGCTCGCCGCGCTGGAAAGCCGCGACGACAACATCGGCAAGGACGCGATCCTGAAGCTGATGGCGGCCGTCGACGAGTGGATCCCGCAGCCGGAACGTCCGCTCGACAAGCCCTTCCTCATGCCGATCGAAGACGTGTTCTCGATCTCGGGCCGTGGTACGGTTGTCACCGGTCGCGTCGAAACCGGGATCGTCAAGGTTGGTGAAGAAGTCGAGATCGTCGGCATCAAGGACACCAAGAAGACCGTCGTCACCGGCGTCGAAATGTTCCGCAAGCTGCTCGACCAGGGCCAGGCCGGCGACAACATCGGTGCGCTGATCCGCGGCGTCGGCCGTGAAGAAGTCGAGCGTGGCCAGGTTCTGGCGAAGCCCGGCTCGATCACGCCGCACACCGAGTTCACCTCGGAAGTGTACGTCCTGTCGAAGGACGAAGGCGGCCGTCACACGCCGTTCTTCGCGAACTATCGTCCGCAGTTCTACTTCCGCACCACCGACGTCACCGGCGAGGTCATCCTCCCCGAGGGCACCGAGATGGTCATGCCGGGCGACAACGTCCAGCTGTCGGTCAAGCTGATCGCCCCGATCGCCATGGACCCGGGTCTGCGCTTCGCAATTCGCGAAGGCGGCCGCACGGTCGGCGCAGGGGTTGTCGCAACGATCACAAAGTAA
- the rpsJ gene encoding 30S ribosomal protein S10, translating into METQNIRIRLKAFDHRVLDQATTDIADTARRTGALIRGPIPLPTRIEKFTVNRGPHVDKKSREQFEVRTHKRLLDIVQPTPQTVDALMKLDLAAGVNVEIKLA; encoded by the coding sequence ATGGAAACGCAGAATATTCGCATTCGCCTGAAGGCCTTTGATCACCGCGTGCTCGATCAGGCCACCACCGACATTGCCGATACGGCTCGCCGTACCGGAGCGCTTATTCGCGGCCCGATCCCGCTTCCGACGCGTATTGAAAAATTCACCGTGAACCGCGGTCCGCATGTCGACAAAAAGTCGCGCGAGCAGTTCGAGGTGCGTACCCACAAGCGGCTGCTCGACATCGTGCAGCCCACCCCGCAGACGGTCGACGCGCTGATGAAGCTCGACCTTGCTGCCGGCGTGAACGTCGAAATCAAGCTGGCGTAA
- the rplC gene encoding 50S ribosomal protein L3: MRTGVIAKKMGMTRLFQDDGRHVPVTVLSLEGCQVVSVRDKERDGYVAVQLGAGSAKAKNVAKPQRGAYGKAEVEPKAKLVEFRVADDATLDVGAELSADHFVAGQIVDIQGVTQGKGFAGAMKRWGFGGMRATHGVSISHRAHGSTGNRQDPGRVFKNKKMAGHMGARNRTQQNLEIVRTDVERGLLFVKGSVPGSKGGWLLVRDAVKLPRHPEAPYPAGIKSAANSNEAPADAPVETPVEETVVDTAATDGAQES; this comes from the coding sequence ATGCGTACTGGCGTGATCGCGAAGAAAATGGGGATGACCCGCCTGTTTCAGGACGACGGCCGCCACGTGCCCGTCACCGTCCTGAGCCTCGAAGGCTGCCAGGTCGTCTCCGTGCGCGATAAAGAACGTGACGGCTATGTGGCCGTTCAGCTCGGTGCTGGCTCGGCCAAGGCGAAGAACGTCGCCAAGCCGCAGCGCGGTGCCTATGGCAAGGCCGAAGTCGAGCCCAAGGCGAAGCTCGTCGAATTCCGCGTCGCCGACGACGCGACGCTCGACGTCGGCGCCGAACTGTCGGCCGACCACTTCGTTGCCGGCCAGATCGTCGACATCCAGGGCGTGACCCAGGGCAAGGGCTTTGCCGGTGCGATGAAGCGTTGGGGTTTCGGTGGTATGCGCGCGACCCACGGTGTTTCGATCAGCCACCGTGCGCATGGTTCAACCGGTAACCGTCAGGATCCGGGCCGCGTCTTCAAGAACAAGAAGATGGCCGGCCACATGGGCGCCCGCAACCGCACCCAGCAGAATCTCGAAATCGTCCGCACCGACGTCGAGCGCGGCCTTCTCTTCGTCAAGGGCTCGGTCCCTGGCTCGAAGGGCGGCTGGCTGCTCGTTCGCGATGCGGTGAAGCTGCCGCGCCACCCCGAAGCCCCCTATCCGGCGGGCATCAAGAGCGCGGCCAACAGCAACGAAGCCCCGGCTGACGCGCCGGTCGAAACGCCGGTCGAAGAGACCGTCGTCGACACCGCGGCCACCGACGGCGCACAGGAGTCCTGA